Part of the Ralstonia pickettii DTP0602 genome, CGGCCCGTAGCGGGAATCCCTGGTGGGCCGGGCCGGACAAAGACGACGCTAATTCCGAAGACCTCTTTCGCCAGCCGTTTCACCAGCGCCAGCGGAGACGCCGTCAATCCAGACCACCACCTGTACGAGGCGAGGACATTCGCTGCAAGACGTCGATTGACGCTGACACGGCGGTCCGTGGTGGCCAGGCAACCATTGAGGTCAAAGTTGAAGACACATGCCCGTCTTGCGGGGGCTCAGGGGAAACGGACGCTCCCGTAGCGTGTGAAAAGTGCGACGGCGACGGGTGGCATCCTTCCGCGGATGGTTGGGGGCAGCGTACCTGTAGCAAGTGCAAGGGGTCGGGGGTGGATTGGCGCTGCAGCCCGTGCAAAGGGAAAGGTACCCTCAAACAAGCCAGGCACTTCGACATCCAAGTGCCGCCGAACACCCCAGCCGGTCGTATCCTTCGTGCAGTCGGTGGCGGCATGCCAGGGGAGTTCGGTGGCGCGGCCGGGGACCTGCTCTGCGAAATCCGGGTGGTGAAGTCCGGGACTACGTACCTGAATGGTCTCGACATCCACTGCGAGGTGAAGATCGATTGCATCACGTCGTGGATCGGCGGGAAGACCACCATCGAGATCGTGGGACGAACCTTCGAGGTAGACGTCCCGCCAAATACGGGCAGCGGCAAGTCTTTGCGCTTTGCCGGCAAAGGCCTGCGTGACACCAAGACTGGCCGGACGGGCGACGCCATTGCGAAGGTGGTCTTGACCCTGCCGAAGGGGCCGTTCGCGGAAGAGCAGCTCGATCACCTGCGCCGGTTTGCCGGGCGCGAACCCGTGATCAAGCCGCGGCCGGCCGCGCCGGCGAAGCAGGCGGCAACGGAAGAGCGTCCGGCGAGTCCCGCTCCCGCGCCTGAACCGCCCCGCGAAGCGGCGCACGACTTTGCGAGTGCCACGAAGGCCCCAGCGCGAGCGACCGCCTCGTCTGGGCGTCGCAAATTCCAATGCGGCGGCTTTGAAGTCCGCCATCTGGAGCGCCTTGAGTTGGAGCAGTATGGCGTTGCATGTCAGCGCTTTGCGGAATGGGAGGCCGCCGTGCGCGCGGAGGCGTCGGGGGCGACCCGCCCAGGCCGCGCCGCGGCCAAGCGGCTGGAACTGACGCGAACCGAAAGCGAGATTTCCGCCTACGCGCCTGGCAATGCCCCACAGATTCTGGTTCAGTTGTTGGAGGCGTTTCGCCGCGCGGGTTTCGCGGAGACGATCTCGGT contains:
- a CDS encoding hypothetical protein (K03686: dnaJ; molecular chaperone DnaJ), translated to MIDYYNTLGVSPRATEAEIRAAYRRLAMKFHPDRQHGKSALEKKQAEEKFKEIERANRILGDAQKRAEYDLGNGAARSGNPWWAGPDKDDANSEDLFRQPFHQRQRRRRQSRPPPVRGEDIRCKTSIDADTAVRGGQATIEVKVEDTCPSCGGSGETDAPVACEKCDGDGWHPSADGWGQRTCSKCKGSGVDWRCSPCKGKGTLKQARHFDIQVPPNTPAGRILRAVGGGMPGEFGGAAGDLLCEIRVVKSGTTYLNGLDIHCEVKIDCITSWIGGKTTIEIVGRTFEVDVPPNTGSGKSLRFAGKGLRDTKTGRTGDAIAKVVLTLPKGPFAEEQLDHLRRFAGREPVIKPRPAAPAKQAATEERPASPAPAPEPPREAAHDFASATKAPARATASSGRRKFQCGGFEVRHLERLELEQYGVACQRFAEWEAAVRAEASGATRPGRAAAKRLELTRTESEISAYAPGNAPQILVQLLEAFRRAGFAETISVIGNYAILAYASAAGCRIDDAVRLGLYNKRVQFVTAKPIAESVILPALQAVDPTFMLAPRMGFCVRGRNEVGFVVDIVGAVQASTPEATLSTTIADDSGAAMSYGMTKLLRGGRVSTIVFTKTGVMERLTAISPESFCAFKGWIAAQRGVPEEKRKFCQNLTALAAKLGDGLVLSP